The following proteins come from a genomic window of Candidatus Thiodiazotropha sp. CDECU1:
- a CDS encoding DUF6513 domain-containing protein — protein sequence MAEKILFLTGSLAEKQLYRVLQEMAAAEFEWRVHNLGIKVAALMTADMIKRRLDDTGDAQRILVPGRCRGDLDELTRHFGIPVERGPEELMDLPRHFGYAGKAPDLSGYDVNIFAEIVDAPNLSVEAILERAAAYAADGADVIDLGCLPETPFPHLADSVKALKAAGYRVSVDSMQSEELLAGGEAGADFLLSLHENNLWIADKVASKPVVIPAKPGDLDSLQRAMRELDDQERAYIADPILDPIHFGFTESIVRYQRLRRDHPKTEIMMGVGNITELTEADTTGINAVLMGIISELHISNILTTQVSPHCRSAVREADAARRIMYWARQEKSLPKQVDNRLTAVHEIRPFPYTFDQISELAAEIRDPNYRIQVSDEGIHLYNREGLHTHEDPFEFFPQLEVEEDGGHAFYLGVELARAQIAHLLGKRYVQDQPLRWGSALSEEEQDMTQQQAPGTTMKKVRKTS from the coding sequence ATGGCTGAGAAGATCCTCTTTCTCACCGGATCACTGGCCGAGAAACAGCTCTATCGGGTTCTGCAGGAGATGGCCGCCGCGGAGTTCGAGTGGCGGGTACACAATCTCGGTATCAAGGTGGCGGCGTTGATGACCGCCGATATGATCAAGCGCCGCCTTGATGACACCGGAGATGCACAACGGATCCTGGTGCCGGGTCGCTGCCGGGGCGATCTGGATGAACTCACCCGCCACTTCGGTATTCCAGTGGAGCGGGGCCCCGAGGAGCTGATGGACCTGCCTCGCCATTTCGGCTATGCAGGCAAGGCCCCCGATCTCAGCGGTTACGATGTGAACATCTTTGCCGAAATCGTCGATGCCCCCAATCTCAGCGTCGAAGCGATCCTGGAGCGGGCCGCGGCCTATGCCGCCGACGGGGCTGATGTCATCGATCTCGGCTGTCTGCCGGAGACACCCTTCCCCCATCTTGCCGATAGTGTGAAGGCCCTCAAGGCTGCCGGCTACCGGGTCAGTGTGGATTCGATGCAGAGCGAAGAGCTGCTGGCCGGCGGTGAAGCCGGCGCCGACTTCCTGCTCAGCCTGCATGAGAACAACCTCTGGATTGCCGACAAGGTTGCGTCCAAACCGGTGGTGATTCCCGCCAAACCCGGTGACCTTGACTCCCTGCAGCGTGCCATGCGAGAGCTGGATGATCAGGAGCGTGCCTATATTGCAGATCCTATCCTGGATCCCATTCACTTCGGTTTCACTGAGTCCATCGTTCGCTACCAGCGTCTACGGAGAGATCATCCGAAAACAGAAATAATGATGGGGGTGGGTAACATCACTGAGCTGACAGAGGCCGATACCACCGGCATCAATGCGGTGTTGATGGGCATCATCTCGGAACTTCACATCAGCAATATCCTCACCACCCAGGTCAGTCCCCACTGCCGCAGCGCCGTGCGTGAGGCGGACGCGGCGCGGCGTATCATGTATTGGGCACGCCAGGAGAAGAGCCTGCCGAAACAGGTCGACAATCGGCTTACAGCCGTGCATGAAATCAGACCCTTTCCCTATACCTTTGACCAGATAAGCGAGCTGGCCGCCGAGATTCGCGATCCGAACTACCGCATCCAGGTCAGCGACGAGGGCATCCACCTCTACAACCGGGAGGGTCTGCATACCCATGAGGATCCCTTCGAGTTCTTTCCTCAGCTGGAGGTCGAAGAGGATGGCGGGCATGCCTTTTACCTCGGGGTTGAATTGGCGAGGGCGCAGATCGCCCATCTGCTCGGCAAACGCTATGTGCAGGATCAACCCTTGCGCTGGGGCTCGGCCCTGTCCGAGGAGGAACAGGATATGACCCAACAGCAGGCACCAGGCACCACCATGAAAAAGGTCAGGAAAACCTCATGA
- a CDS encoding DUF447 domain-containing protein — protein sequence MIHEVIVTCRSQEGEDQIAPMGVVWRQGEVVIAPFRPSRTLDNILGGECAVINYCDDVRVFAGCLTGRYDWPLVEAEQVDAPRLVDALAHSEVRLLRVEEDQVRPRLICKPVYQANHRPFQGFNRAQSAVLELAILVSRLERLPAEKIDAEIAYLTIAIDKTAGEREREAWDWLMARVEAFQKQKEDAV from the coding sequence ATGATCCACGAAGTAATCGTCACCTGCCGCAGCCAGGAAGGGGAAGATCAGATCGCCCCGATGGGTGTGGTCTGGCGGCAAGGGGAGGTTGTTATCGCCCCCTTCCGTCCCTCACGCACCCTCGACAACATCCTTGGCGGGGAGTGCGCGGTCATCAACTACTGCGACGACGTCAGGGTTTTCGCCGGTTGTCTTACCGGGCGCTACGACTGGCCCCTGGTGGAGGCGGAGCAGGTGGATGCACCGCGACTGGTCGATGCCCTGGCCCACAGTGAGGTGCGGCTGCTAAGGGTGGAGGAGGATCAGGTCCGTCCGCGCTTGATCTGCAAACCTGTTTACCAAGCCAATCACCGGCCATTTCAGGGGTTCAACCGGGCCCAGTCGGCGGTGCTGGAGCTGGCGATTCTGGTTAGTCGGCTGGAGCGGCTGCCGGCAGAAAAGATAGATGCAGAAATAGCCTACCTGACCATTGCCATCGACAAGACCGCGGGTGAACGGGAGCGGGAGGCCTGGGATTGGTTGATGGCACGGGTAGAGGCGTTCCAGAAGCAGAAAGAGGATGCGGTATGA
- a CDS encoding (5-formylfuran-3-yl)methyl phosphate synthase translates to MTGMLASVIDPRELDIAIQAGVDIIDLKNPHTGALGALPIASIRNLVTQCAGRCPVSATVGDLPADPQQLNKAIRQTAACGVDYVKVGFFSSQNLNQCLQAISGLTHRHNLVAVLFADRDPPLQRLDEFADAGFHGVMLDTAGKGGGGLLAHTGVNRLGRFVNQVRALDMLSGLAGSLGLEDIPHLHPLLPDYLGFRGALCEGSVRTASVVPERLLEIQAALVQTAPRMDQAALELCP, encoded by the coding sequence ATGACGGGTATGTTGGCCAGTGTAATCGACCCACGGGAACTTGATATAGCCATCCAGGCCGGTGTGGACATCATCGATTTGAAGAATCCTCACACAGGGGCGTTGGGGGCACTCCCCATAGCGTCAATTCGCAACCTGGTGACCCAGTGTGCCGGCCGCTGCCCGGTCAGTGCCACTGTCGGTGATCTGCCTGCCGATCCGCAACAACTCAACAAGGCCATTCGCCAGACCGCCGCATGCGGGGTTGACTATGTGAAGGTGGGTTTCTTCTCCAGTCAAAACCTGAACCAATGTCTGCAAGCCATATCCGGACTCACCCATAGACATAACCTGGTGGCAGTGCTGTTTGCGGATCGTGATCCACCGCTGCAGAGGTTGGATGAGTTTGCCGATGCCGGTTTTCACGGTGTCATGTTGGACACGGCAGGCAAGGGTGGGGGAGGGTTGTTGGCGCATACAGGTGTTAACCGGCTCGGTAGATTCGTAAATCAAGTCAGGGCGTTGGATATGCTCAGCGGTCTCGCCGGATCCCTGGGATTGGAGGATATCCCCCATCTGCATCCCCTGTTACCAGACTATCTTGGATTCCGCGGTGCACTGTGTGAAGGGAGTGTGCGCACAGCCAGTGTTGTACCCGAGCGGTTGCTGGAGATTCAAGCTGCACTGGTGCAAACAGCTCCGCGGATGGACCAGGCAGCATTGGAGCTATGTCCATGA
- a CDS encoding nucleotidyltransferase domain-containing protein codes for MDSYQPKDFIETAEGLIFAVVTADLDQQRVLASLRYRQIQGGYQKLSTRDADELLKHHHPHYIHYSKARDVILHGVHPDLVKVHHRPRKRLRKLLQRTPGDEIEEKLHRLMGLFATHGLDTGEIGVTGSLLIGAQKKGSDIDLVFYRPDEFFKAREMVKSLLRKQQLQPLDDALWRDAYERRGCSLTFEEYLWHEKRKYNKAAIAQTKFDITLLSPEPWQDLLRYRKQGRCSLQAGIDDDSHSFDYPARYRLDHPSIQEAVSYTATYVGQAERGERVEIRGQLEVSAVGHLRIVIGTDREATDEYIKVIPMAES; via the coding sequence TTGGACAGCTATCAGCCCAAGGATTTCATCGAGACAGCCGAGGGCCTGATCTTTGCGGTAGTGACAGCGGATCTGGATCAACAACGGGTGCTCGCGTCCCTGCGCTATCGACAGATCCAGGGGGGATATCAGAAGCTCTCCACCCGGGATGCCGATGAACTGCTGAAGCATCACCATCCGCACTATATCCACTATTCCAAGGCAAGGGATGTGATCCTGCATGGGGTCCACCCTGATCTGGTCAAAGTCCACCATCGACCGCGCAAGAGATTGCGCAAGCTTCTTCAGCGAACCCCGGGTGACGAAATTGAAGAGAAGTTACATCGCCTGATGGGCCTGTTTGCAACGCATGGACTGGATACAGGGGAGATAGGCGTCACCGGTTCACTCCTGATTGGGGCGCAGAAAAAAGGCTCCGACATTGACCTGGTGTTCTATCGGCCTGATGAATTCTTTAAAGCCCGTGAGATGGTCAAATCCCTGCTGCGCAAACAGCAGTTGCAGCCGTTGGACGACGCATTATGGCGAGATGCCTATGAACGGCGTGGTTGTTCCCTGACATTTGAAGAGTATCTCTGGCATGAGAAACGCAAATACAATAAAGCCGCGATAGCACAGACGAAGTTCGATATCACCCTCCTGAGTCCCGAACCATGGCAGGATCTGCTCCGCTATCGAAAACAGGGCAGATGCAGCCTGCAGGCCGGTATCGATGATGACAGCCACAGCTTCGACTATCCCGCCCGCTACCGACTGGATCACCCCTCCATACAGGAGGCTGTCAGTTATACCGCCACCTATGTGGGTCAGGCCGAGCGGGGAGAGCGGGTGGAGATTCGGGGGCAGTTGGAGGTCTCAGCGGTTGGCCATCTTCGCATCGTCATAGGCACCGATCGGGAAGCGACCGATGAATATATTAAAGTAATACCCATGGCCGAGAGCTAA
- a CDS encoding VOC family protein, whose amino-acid sequence MRMLHTMIRVGDLQPSIDFYTQVLGMKLLRQTDYPDGKFSFN is encoded by the coding sequence ATGCGCATGCTGCACACCATGATCCGGGTCGGGGACCTGCAGCCATCAATTGACTTCTATACCCAGGTACTGGGTATGAAGCTGTTACGCCAGACGGACTACCCAGACGGAAAGTTCTCATTTAATTGA
- a CDS encoding DUF2380 domain-containing protein — MPGSATALQSERLVVLPFEIVDNTPVSGGEDRNEKMLDKLTNFIAETIDNEGIFKVVSQSQVNQAVDDAQLGTYIHTCNQCEYDLAKKVQGDKVMIGWIYKMSILVLTMHIEIKDVENERTLISKAYDFRGDNEKAWLRAARYMVRDLEKMMAK; from the coding sequence TTGCCCGGATCCGCAACCGCTTTACAGAGTGAGAGGCTGGTGGTGCTTCCATTTGAAATCGTTGACAACACACCGGTCAGCGGCGGCGAGGATCGTAACGAAAAAATGCTGGATAAACTTACCAATTTCATCGCTGAGACAATCGATAATGAAGGCATATTCAAGGTGGTCTCGCAAAGTCAGGTTAATCAGGCTGTAGACGATGCCCAGTTGGGCACCTATATACACACCTGCAATCAATGCGAATACGATCTCGCCAAAAAGGTACAAGGCGACAAGGTAATGATAGGCTGGATATACAAGATGAGCATTCTCGTGCTGACCATGCACATTGAGATCAAGGATGTCGAGAATGAGAGGACTCTGATCAGTAAGGCCTACGACTTCAGAGGGGATAATGAGAAGGCTTGGCTGCGTGCCGCCAGATATATGGTGCGCGATCTTGAAAAGATGATGGCCAAGTAA
- a CDS encoding WbqC family protein: MQPYVFPYIGYFHLIEASNVFVFYDDVNFIKQGWINRNRILVQKKPYTFTIPISDLSSNTLIKDTQICIDARWRRKFFETITQAYNKSPYYNHVIELLHGVLDDEVDSISDLAINSILHVYDYLGMSRQFRKASVISPLTQGLGKEQRIAAITNDLGYSAYVNATNGKALYSKQSFKELGIELSFINSRDVVYRQFNHEFVPWLSIIDILMFNGIDVLREILTQYELE, from the coding sequence ATGCAACCCTATGTGTTTCCCTACATCGGATATTTCCATCTGATCGAAGCTAGTAATGTTTTTGTGTTTTACGATGATGTGAATTTCATCAAACAGGGCTGGATCAACAGAAACAGAATCCTAGTGCAAAAAAAACCTTATACCTTCACAATACCGATTTCTGATTTAAGCTCTAACACTTTAATCAAAGATACTCAAATATGTATTGATGCCAGGTGGCGACGAAAGTTTTTTGAGACAATCACTCAAGCATACAATAAATCCCCTTACTACAATCATGTCATCGAATTACTTCACGGGGTGCTGGATGATGAAGTGGACTCAATATCCGACCTGGCAATAAATTCAATACTGCATGTGTATGATTACTTGGGGATGTCCCGGCAATTCAGGAAGGCATCCGTTATTTCACCGCTTACACAGGGTTTAGGCAAAGAGCAACGAATTGCAGCGATAACGAATGACCTGGGGTATTCTGCATATGTGAATGCAACCAATGGAAAGGCGCTTTACAGTAAACAATCATTCAAAGAACTTGGCATAGAACTATCATTTATCAATAGCAGGGATGTTGTCTATAGGCAGTTTAACCATGAGTTTGTGCCATGGCTTTCTATTATAGATATTTTGATGTTTAATGGTATTGATGTATTAAGGGAAATACTCACACAATACGAACTGGAGTAA
- a CDS encoding sulfotransferase has protein sequence MREQKYIPVAIHGAPRSGTTWIGEVINSSPNTIYKFQPLFSYAHKDFLTPASTKQDIQEFFYRLAGCKDKFTNRTNQRDAGKLPTFEKRKISHVAYKEVRYHNILNNMMRRTDELKLVAIIRNPLSVLNSWLNAGREFREDLGWNIMEEWRYALKKNMNKPEEFNGFEKWKELGNLILQLEQQYPDRIYLIQYSKFLANTVQETKNLFQFLDLEYTMQTEKFITDSTNTQDDDPYSVYRSAQTDDAWKSLLAAEIISEIEADIKDTALEIFLD, from the coding sequence ATGCGTGAGCAGAAGTATATCCCTGTCGCCATTCATGGAGCCCCCCGCTCAGGTACCACATGGATAGGTGAGGTGATAAACAGCTCTCCCAACACTATATATAAGTTCCAGCCGCTTTTTTCATATGCACATAAAGATTTTCTGACGCCTGCATCGACAAAGCAGGATATACAGGAATTTTTTTATCGCCTTGCGGGCTGCAAAGATAAGTTCACAAACCGAACAAATCAGAGGGATGCAGGCAAGCTACCAACTTTCGAGAAACGAAAAATCTCCCACGTCGCGTACAAGGAAGTAAGGTATCACAATATTCTCAACAATATGATGCGTCGAACCGATGAGTTAAAGCTGGTCGCGATAATAAGAAATCCATTGTCAGTATTAAACTCCTGGTTGAACGCAGGGAGAGAGTTCAGGGAGGACCTGGGTTGGAATATTATGGAAGAGTGGCGATACGCACTAAAGAAAAACATGAACAAACCGGAAGAGTTCAATGGTTTTGAGAAATGGAAGGAACTGGGCAATCTGATTCTGCAACTCGAACAACAGTATCCTGATCGAATATACTTGATACAGTATTCGAAATTCCTCGCAAATACCGTTCAAGAGACAAAAAACCTGTTTCAGTTTCTTGATTTGGAATACACCATGCAAACAGAAAAATTTATAACCGACAGCACAAATACTCAAGACGATGATCCATACTCTGTATATCGATCGGCACAAACTGACGACGCGTGGAAATCTCTACTGGCAGCTGAGATTATTAGCGAGATAGAGGCAGACATAAAAGATACTGCACTTGAGATTTTTCTAGATTAA
- a CDS encoding aminotransferase class I/II-fold pyridoxal phosphate-dependent enzyme, translating into MKTIKSLDDLAINGANPAFSEPLHVGHPFVGDRKVFLGYVDEILDNNWLTNNGPMVMALEKQVAEHHDVKHCVAMCSGTVALEIAIRALKLEGEVIVPSFTFIATAHALHWQAIKPVFADISPDTHNLDPDSVRRMISDRTTGIIGVHLWGRTAPIEELQAIADEHNLKLLFDSAHAFGCTHNGIKVGNFGACEVLSFHATKFFQTLEGGAVLTNDDSLADTLRLMRNFGFSGFDNVIHPGTNGKMNEMSAAMGLTNLQYLETRIEHNQNVYHHYLHALSNIPCIKLLEYDDKETNNYQYIVIEISEDCKVSRDRLVEVLRAENILARRYFWPCCHRMRPYKSMLPAQSCSLEQSEIISDRVVVLPSGVAVDKEMIDTIVTAIAVLIKDSQ; encoded by the coding sequence ATGAAAACAATAAAATCCCTTGATGACCTGGCGATAAATGGAGCAAATCCCGCTTTTTCCGAACCTTTGCACGTTGGTCATCCTTTTGTGGGAGATCGGAAAGTCTTTCTTGGGTATGTCGACGAGATCCTGGATAATAACTGGTTAACCAATAATGGGCCAATGGTTATGGCTCTCGAGAAGCAGGTAGCAGAACACCATGATGTCAAACATTGCGTTGCAATGTGCAGCGGTACAGTTGCATTGGAAATCGCAATCCGCGCATTAAAGCTTGAAGGTGAAGTGATTGTTCCATCGTTCACCTTCATTGCCACGGCCCATGCACTGCATTGGCAGGCCATTAAACCCGTTTTTGCAGATATCAGTCCGGACACCCACAATCTTGATCCTGATTCAGTCAGGCGGATGATCAGTGACCGAACGACAGGTATCATTGGTGTGCATCTCTGGGGACGCACTGCTCCGATCGAGGAGCTTCAGGCGATTGCTGACGAACACAACCTGAAACTATTATTTGATTCTGCTCACGCGTTTGGTTGTACACACAATGGCATAAAGGTGGGAAACTTCGGTGCTTGCGAAGTATTAAGCTTTCACGCCACGAAATTTTTTCAAACCTTGGAAGGCGGCGCTGTTCTGACCAATGACGATAGCTTAGCCGACACCCTGAGGCTGATGAGAAATTTTGGATTTTCCGGTTTTGACAATGTCATTCATCCCGGAACTAACGGCAAGATGAATGAGATGTCAGCGGCGATGGGATTAACAAATCTTCAATATCTTGAAACCCGGATAGAGCATAACCAGAACGTCTATCATCATTATCTACATGCATTATCCAATATTCCATGCATCAAATTACTTGAATATGACGATAAAGAAACCAATAATTATCAATATATTGTTATTGAAATAAGTGAAGATTGTAAAGTATCGCGTGATAGATTGGTCGAGGTGTTGCGAGCAGAAAATATATTGGCCAGACGATACTTCTGGCCATGTTGTCATCGCATGAGACCTTACAAGAGCATGCTGCCGGCACAATCCTGTTCTCTTGAGCAAAGCGAAATTATCTCTGATAGGGTAGTGGTATTACCATCCGGAGTAGCTGTTGATAAAGAGATGATTGATACCATAGTTACAGCAATAGCAGTCTTAATTAAAGATAGCCAATAA
- a CDS encoding O-linked N-acetylglucosamine transferase family protein encodes MSNTLIKAQKKLRQGKLDDANKLLSRVLKKDPGNPQTLYLLGETLLLQGRLNEALVKLREAVASGQAKPCWYVMCGVALEKKGLLADAEKSYKLAEMSGCTDEQMYILLGSFYTNSYQNYQKAEQYYTSLIKMNPNAFLAYVGLSRLYIKQERYEDAIQALDYCLSNEYETADVYINLGHALSHQGRQKDALTCNRKAIEILPTSIIARQNCILQLLYTLDDQSEIYRETIEHASKINDLVEPRFTHTIDCNPDRKLKLGFISADIRKHAISYYFTPIYNLFNKDLFSLHVYYNNILYDDITEKVKKRSDSWCECQLYDDEQLANQIHFDKIDILIDLSNHTSGNRLTTFCKRPAPMQVSWMGAPISTGLECMDFSLKDKSLLEICKFADNATEIILPVEKLTFYDPLVELPPLSEPPCIKNGYITFGSFNGLQKVDQNLIETWAKILHQVPESRIRMVVEDFNNSLMKEYIFDHFIKFDIDKSRIELQPRLSLEGYLESHNKVDIALDPYPFHGETTTYNLLLMGLPLVSRAGKSTVSNISTRILSVLNRQEWVAKDFQEYIEIAITLAMDTDRLVTIRQSLRDEITNSSIMDYQGVTRRIESALLSGWKQVCNKQDSEKD; translated from the coding sequence ATGTCAAACACCCTGATCAAAGCACAGAAGAAACTAAGACAAGGCAAGCTTGATGATGCAAACAAACTCCTCTCACGGGTTCTAAAAAAAGATCCAGGCAATCCGCAGACTCTCTATCTTTTAGGCGAGACACTCCTGCTTCAGGGGAGGTTGAATGAAGCCCTGGTCAAGCTGAGAGAAGCGGTAGCAAGCGGTCAGGCCAAACCTTGCTGGTACGTCATGTGTGGCGTAGCCCTGGAAAAGAAAGGCCTTCTCGCTGATGCTGAAAAGTCCTACAAGCTGGCAGAGATGTCAGGATGTACCGATGAGCAAATGTACATCTTGCTTGGGAGTTTTTATACGAACTCGTATCAAAACTACCAGAAGGCTGAACAATACTACACCAGTCTGATCAAGATGAATCCAAATGCATTTCTTGCATATGTAGGGCTTAGCAGACTTTATATAAAACAGGAACGATATGAAGATGCAATTCAGGCCTTGGATTATTGCCTGTCCAATGAATACGAAACTGCAGATGTATATATTAATTTAGGTCATGCACTGTCACACCAAGGGCGTCAAAAAGATGCTTTAACGTGTAACAGGAAGGCCATTGAAATATTACCAACCAGCATCATAGCGCGCCAAAATTGCATTTTGCAGCTTTTATACACTCTAGACGATCAATCAGAAATATACCGGGAAACAATCGAGCATGCGTCGAAAATCAATGATCTCGTAGAGCCACGATTTACACATACTATAGATTGCAATCCTGATAGAAAATTGAAGCTTGGTTTTATATCAGCCGATATTCGAAAGCATGCCATAAGTTATTATTTCACGCCTATATATAATCTTTTCAATAAAGATCTATTCTCTTTGCACGTCTATTACAACAATATTCTCTATGATGATATTACCGAAAAGGTCAAAAAGAGATCTGACTCATGGTGTGAATGCCAACTATATGATGATGAACAGTTAGCCAATCAAATCCACTTCGATAAAATTGATATTTTGATTGACCTATCAAACCATACTTCAGGCAACAGGCTTACTACCTTCTGCAAAAGACCCGCGCCAATGCAAGTATCCTGGATGGGCGCTCCAATTTCCACCGGACTTGAATGTATGGATTTCTCGTTAAAAGACAAAAGTCTTTTGGAAATATGTAAGTTCGCAGACAATGCTACTGAGATAATACTTCCAGTGGAAAAGCTGACATTCTATGATCCACTTGTAGAGCTTCCGCCCCTCTCTGAACCACCATGTATAAAGAATGGATATATTACCTTCGGATCATTTAATGGATTACAGAAGGTTGATCAGAACCTGATAGAAACATGGGCAAAAATACTCCATCAGGTACCTGAATCAAGGATCAGAATGGTTGTAGAAGATTTCAATAACTCCTTGATGAAAGAGTATATTTTTGATCACTTCATAAAATTCGATATTGACAAATCAAGAATTGAGCTGCAACCAAGGCTTAGCCTAGAGGGGTATTTGGAATCTCACAATAAAGTCGATATCGCATTGGATCCTTATCCTTTTCATGGAGAAACCACTACCTATAACTTATTACTCATGGGTCTCCCTCTCGTATCACGTGCAGGCAAGTCAACGGTAAGCAACATCTCTACAAGAATTCTTTCGGTATTAAACAGACAGGAATGGGTAGCAAAGGATTTCCAGGAGTATATAGAAATCGCCATCACTCTAGCTATGGATACTGATAGGCTTGTAACGATCAGACAGTCTTTGCGTGATGAGATTACTAATTCGTCTATTATGGATTATCAGGGAGTCACACGAAGGATTGAATCAGCGCTGTTATCTGGATGGAAACAAGTGTGTAATAAACAGGATTCTGAAAAAGATTGA
- a CDS encoding DUF2235 domain-containing protein: protein MKRIIICADGTWNIRDQVDKKTGRRHPTNVTKIARAIKPKSSDGTSQIVYYHEGVGTSGPLDKFTGGAFGKGMEENIRNMYRFIVYNYEPGDEIYLFGFSRGAFTVRSLAGFMNLIGLIEKDDDYYVPEMYLCYEKSKGPGSSEWESAFHNCKGTRPCPPIKLIGVWDTVGALGAPGVIGQVFNKKKYQYHDIDLNPNIENAMHAIAIDERRKPFKPSFWHRPMSWQGELQQAWFAGVHSNVGGSYSPDGLANEALHWMVEKAEGLGLECDKDYLDHFWPCFNSVLNDSMTIAYRVMGPYERQIGKHTNDGEAVHQSVLDRMQLAKCNYNPPNIKGFHDHQEDIPVVNTKRIDRGEPCPDL from the coding sequence ATGAAAAGAATCATAATCTGTGCCGATGGCACATGGAACATCCGGGATCAGGTCGATAAAAAAACAGGACGCCGCCACCCAACCAATGTGACCAAAATTGCCCGTGCCATAAAACCAAAGTCCAGTGATGGTACTTCTCAGATAGTCTATTACCACGAAGGAGTGGGGACTAGTGGTCCGCTTGACAAATTCACCGGCGGGGCTTTTGGCAAAGGTATGGAAGAGAATATTCGTAACATGTACAGGTTTATCGTTTATAACTATGAGCCTGGCGATGAAATCTATCTGTTTGGTTTCAGTCGCGGTGCATTTACGGTAAGAAGCCTTGCCGGTTTTATGAATCTAATCGGACTGATCGAAAAAGATGACGACTACTATGTGCCGGAAATGTATCTCTGTTATGAAAAGAGCAAGGGGCCCGGTTCATCGGAGTGGGAGAGTGCCTTTCACAATTGCAAAGGTACCCGTCCATGTCCGCCGATTAAGCTAATCGGCGTCTGGGACACAGTGGGTGCACTCGGCGCCCCTGGAGTCATTGGTCAGGTTTTCAACAAAAAGAAATATCAATATCACGATATCGATTTGAATCCAAATATCGAAAATGCCATGCATGCCATTGCAATCGATGAACGTCGCAAGCCTTTCAAACCTTCATTTTGGCATCGACCAATGTCATGGCAGGGTGAGTTACAACAGGCCTGGTTTGCCGGTGTGCACAGCAATGTTGGCGGTAGTTACTCTCCCGATGGCCTGGCCAACGAGGCGCTGCATTGGATGGTGGAAAAAGCCGAAGGATTAGGACTCGAATGTGACAAAGACTATCTGGACCACTTCTGGCCCTGCTTCAACTCTGTACTAAATGACTCAATGACCATTGCCTATCGGGTTATGGGGCCATATGAGCGGCAGATTGGAAAACATACCAATGATGGTGAAGCGGTTCATCAATCGGTGTTGGATCGTATGCAGCTGGCGAAGTGCAACTACAATCCACCAAATATCAAGGGCTTCCATGACCATCAGGAAGATATACCGGTGGTGAATACCAAGCGCATCGATCGGGGTGAACCCTGTCCTGATTTATAA